A window of Polaribacter litorisediminis contains these coding sequences:
- a CDS encoding amidohydrolase family protein, whose amino-acid sequence MTYKKLILLFVLFTTMLTNAQKKEEKPKDWDVNNPHKDWKYNTFNLKTDEGTWMNLDVSPDGKTIVFDLLGDIYTMPISGGEATILRSGLAYEVQPRFSPNGNYISFTSDAEGGNNIWVMTADGKNAKSITKEKFRLLNNAVWTPDGTSLVARKHYTSQRSVGAGEMWQYPLSGAAGLQLTKRKNDQQDVNDPSISSDGKHLYYAEDMYPGGAFQYNKDPNKQIYVINQYNFETGKTERITGGPGGAARPVISNNGKFLAFVKRVRTKSVLYIHELESGKEWPIYENLSKDQSEAWAVFGVYPHFSWMPNDKDIIIWAQGKINKINIESKQIENIPFQVNTKIKLAKTHRVQRKVFEEEFTSKMIKNVQTSPDGKTIVFTSLGHIYKKTVPEGIPTRITTLSDFEAEPSFSSDGKSILFVTWNDENLGAIYKVNVDGSGLEKITQEKGIYRTPTYNSSDSKIVYRKEAGNGDQGFDYTKKTGIYLANADGKAAKRVSKTGEFPSFSADNQRIFFQTGGSFFGGLTKNLKSVDLNGKDERSHFSSKLANRLAPSPDNQWIAFIHLHKLFVAPFVMNGSEINLDQNTKSFHVESLSKNAGINLHWSTNNEKVHWTLGDSYFTKSVVNNTQNPFAKTNLVSAEEEEIKINLKEKSDVPEGRIAFKNARIITMDGDKIIEEGTIIIRNNKIEKVGKTSSITIPSDAKVYDMNGKTIMPGMVDVHAHVGAFRNGLSTQKHWQFYANLAFGVTTSHDPSVHTAAAFTLEELQRSGQLVGPRLFSTGFILYGAEGDFKAVVNNLDDARFAIARTKAFGAKSIKSYNQPRREQRQQIMQAARELGVNVVPEGGSNFYSNMSMIFDGHTGIEHNIPVNPVYKDVLSLWKNSKTGYTPTLIVNYGGMNGEFEWYQKTNVWENKTLLNYTPRYVVDSRSRHRTMVPEEEYKNGHVLTSETVTALANEGVKVNLGAHGQLQGLGAHWELWMLQQGGLSNHEALKAATINGADYIGVADELGSLEKGKLADLIILSKNPLEDIKNSNSVMYTMVNGRLYDVSSMNEIGNYDNKRTKFYFEMDGYNQGVPVNMNTNSFTTPTCSCH is encoded by the coding sequence ATGACGTATAAAAAATTAATTCTACTGTTTGTTTTATTCACTACAATGCTAACAAACGCTCAAAAAAAGGAAGAGAAACCCAAAGATTGGGATGTAAACAATCCTCATAAAGATTGGAAATACAACACCTTTAATCTTAAAACAGATGAAGGAACCTGGATGAATTTAGATGTTTCCCCAGACGGAAAAACCATCGTTTTTGATTTATTAGGAGATATTTATACGATGCCTATTTCTGGAGGAGAAGCAACTATTTTACGTTCTGGTTTGGCATACGAAGTACAACCAAGATTCAGCCCGAACGGGAACTATATTTCTTTTACAAGTGATGCAGAAGGCGGAAATAATATTTGGGTGATGACGGCAGATGGCAAGAATGCCAAATCTATTACCAAAGAAAAGTTTAGATTGTTAAACAATGCTGTTTGGACACCCGACGGGACGTCTTTAGTAGCCCGAAAACATTACACCTCACAACGTTCTGTAGGCGCAGGCGAAATGTGGCAATATCCGCTTTCGGGAGCTGCCGGATTGCAACTAACCAAAAGAAAAAATGATCAACAAGACGTCAATGATCCCTCAATTTCCTCTGATGGAAAGCACTTATATTATGCAGAAGACATGTATCCAGGAGGCGCTTTTCAATATAATAAAGATCCGAATAAACAGATTTATGTCATCAACCAGTATAATTTTGAAACTGGTAAAACCGAACGCATTACGGGAGGACCTGGAGGAGCTGCACGTCCTGTTATTTCTAATAACGGAAAATTTTTAGCCTTTGTAAAACGGGTAAGAACAAAGTCTGTTTTATACATTCATGAACTGGAATCTGGAAAAGAATGGCCTATTTATGAGAACTTAAGCAAGGATCAAAGTGAAGCTTGGGCTGTTTTTGGCGTGTATCCTCATTTTTCTTGGATGCCCAATGACAAAGACATTATTATTTGGGCTCAAGGAAAAATTAATAAAATTAATATTGAGAGTAAACAGATAGAAAACATCCCTTTTCAAGTAAACACAAAAATTAAATTGGCAAAAACACATCGGGTTCAAAGAAAAGTTTTTGAAGAGGAGTTTACGTCAAAAATGATTAAAAATGTACAAACTTCACCTGACGGAAAAACCATCGTTTTTACCTCTTTAGGTCATATTTATAAAAAAACAGTACCCGAAGGGATCCCAACAAGAATAACCACTTTATCTGATTTTGAAGCAGAACCTAGTTTTTCTTCGGATGGAAAATCAATTTTGTTTGTTACCTGGAATGATGAAAATTTAGGCGCTATTTATAAAGTTAATGTAGATGGTTCTGGTTTAGAGAAAATTACACAAGAAAAAGGAATTTATAGAACTCCAACGTATAATAGCTCAGATTCTAAAATTGTATATCGCAAAGAAGCTGGAAATGGAGACCAAGGTTTTGATTATACTAAAAAGACAGGAATTTATTTGGCAAATGCCGATGGAAAAGCTGCTAAAAGAGTTTCTAAAACAGGAGAATTTCCAAGTTTTTCTGCCGATAATCAACGTATTTTCTTTCAAACTGGAGGTTCCTTTTTTGGAGGTTTAACTAAAAATTTAAAAAGTGTTGATTTAAATGGAAAAGACGAAAGAAGTCATTTTTCTTCAAAATTAGCAAACAGATTAGCACCAAGTCCTGATAATCAATGGATTGCTTTTATACACTTACACAAACTTTTTGTGGCTCCTTTTGTCATGAATGGGAGTGAAATAAACTTAGATCAAAATACGAAATCTTTTCATGTAGAAAGCTTGTCTAAAAATGCAGGCATCAACTTACATTGGTCTACGAACAATGAAAAAGTTCATTGGACTTTAGGGGATTCCTATTTTACAAAATCTGTGGTCAACAATACACAAAATCCGTTTGCAAAAACTAATTTAGTGTCAGCAGAAGAGGAAGAAATTAAAATTAATCTAAAAGAAAAATCGGACGTTCCTGAAGGGCGCATTGCATTTAAAAATGCTCGAATTATTACCATGGACGGTGATAAAATTATTGAAGAAGGTACCATCATCATCCGAAATAATAAAATAGAAAAAGTTGGTAAAACAAGCTCTATTACCATTCCGTCAGATGCGAAAGTATACGATATGAATGGCAAAACCATTATGCCAGGAATGGTAGATGTTCATGCTCATGTGGGTGCTTTCAGAAACGGATTAAGCACACAAAAGCATTGGCAATTTTATGCAAATTTAGCTTTTGGAGTAACCACTTCTCATGATCCTTCTGTACATACAGCAGCTGCTTTTACTTTAGAAGAATTGCAAAGAAGCGGCCAATTAGTAGGTCCGCGACTATTTTCTACAGGATTTATTTTATACGGTGCAGAAGGCGATTTTAAAGCCGTTGTAAATAATTTAGACGATGCGCGTTTTGCCATTGCAAGAACCAAAGCTTTTGGTGCAAAATCAATAAAAAGTTACAATCAACCCAGAAGAGAACAGCGTCAGCAAATTATGCAAGCAGCCAGAGAATTAGGTGTAAATGTAGTTCCTGAAGGAGGTTCAAATTTCTATTCGAACATGTCTATGATTTTTGATGGTCATACAGGAATTGAACACAATATTCCTGTAAATCCAGTATATAAAGATGTTTTATCACTGTGGAAAAATAGTAAAACTGGCTATACGCCAACCTTAATTGTAAATTATGGAGGGATGAATGGCGAGTTTGAATGGTATCAAAAAACAAATGTTTGGGAAAACAAAACCTTACTAAACTATACGCCAAGATATGTAGTGGATTCAAGATCAAGACACAGAACAATGGTGCCTGAAGAAGAGTATAAAAACGGACATGTTTTAACTTCTGAAACCGTAACTGCTCTGGCTAACGAAGGTGTAAAAGTAAATTTAGGTGCGCATGGACAGTTGCAAGGTTTAGGTGCTCACTGGGAATTATGGATGCTGCAACAAGGTGGTTTATCGAATCATGAAGCCTTAAAAGCAGCTACCATAAATGGTGCAGATTATATTGGGGTTGCTGATGAATTAGGTTCTTTAGAAAAAGGAAAATTAGCAGACTTAATTATTTTAAGTAAGAATCCATTAGAGGATATTAAAAACTCAAATTCGGTGATGTATACCATGGTTAATGGTCGTTTATACGATGTAAGTAGCATGAACGAAATTGGAAATTACGATAACAAAAGAACCAAGTTTTACTTTGAAATGGATGGTTACAATCAAGGTGTGCCTGTAAATATGAATACGAATAGTTTTACGACGCCTACTTGTAGTTGTCATTAG
- a CDS encoding 5-formyltetrahydrofolate cyclo-ligase → MSNNDNYRIGYGKGFYDRFLSKCKKDVKKIGLNFFKPIAKIDDINAFDVPLDDVMYPK, encoded by the coding sequence ATTTCTAATAACGATAATTATAGAATTGGTTATGGTAAAGGTTTTTACGATCGGTTTTTATCAAAATGTAAAAAAGATGTAAAAAAAATAGGCTTAAATTTCTTTAAACCTATTGCTAAAATTGATGATATTAATGCGTTTGATGTTCCTTTGGATGATGTGATGTATCCAAAATAA
- a CDS encoding 5-formyltetrahydrofolate cyclo-ligase has product MIKSELRKIYKLKRNALIFEQIQKMQENIYNQIYDLDISEINNIHIFLTLDKFKEISTTPIIDYFRKHQKRIIVSKSDFTDNTLTHFYLEENTEIVISKHGIPEPKNAESVLETEIDLVFVPLLISNNDNYRIGYGKGFYDRFLSKCKKDVKKIGLNFFKPIAKIDDINAFDVPLDDVMYPK; this is encoded by the coding sequence ATGATAAAATCTGAATTAAGAAAAATATACAAGCTAAAGCGCAATGCATTAATTTTTGAACAAATTCAAAAAATGCAAGAAAATATCTACAATCAAATTTATGATTTAGATATTTCTGAGATAAATAATATTCATATTTTTCTCACTTTAGACAAATTTAAAGAGATAAGTACAACACCAATCATCGACTATTTTAGAAAGCATCAGAAAAGAATAATAGTAAGCAAAAGCGATTTCACCGATAACACATTAACGCATTTTTATTTAGAAGAAAATACTGAAATAGTAATCAGCAAACACGGAATCCCAGAGCCTAAAAACGCTGAGTCCGTTTTAGAAACTGAAATAGATTTGGTATTTGTGCCGCTTTTAATTTCTAATAACGATAATTATAGAATTGGTTATGGTAAAGGTTTTTACGATCGGTTTTTATCAAAATGCAAAAAAGATGTAAAAAAAATAGGCTTAAATTTCTTTAAACCTATTGCTAAAATTGATGATATTAATGCGTTTGATGTTCCTTTGGATGATGTGATGTATCCAAAATAA
- a CDS encoding NAD(P)/FAD-dependent oxidoreductase: MSKEVVVIGGGIIGLCSAYYLQKEGHKVTVVDKSDFSKGASYVNAGYITPSHFIPLAAPGMISKGIKWMFNSSSPFYVKPRLDKEFLKWSLAFKKSATKAKVEKAIPALKDINVFSRELYKDLKASQTFNFSFDHKGLLMFYKTDKAGEEEWNVGERAIKEGLKVENLTKEETQKLEPGIDLNIKGAVYYHSDAHMTPNNFMQQLKAYLERNGVTILGDEEVLDAEIVLGEIKSIKTKSKTITGDEFVLATGSWSQKFAKKFKINIPIQAGKGYSINTARDTKITIPAILVEAKVAVTPMNGFTRFAGTMEIGGINHKINTKRVHAIAKAGESYYSGLHINQPEKDAAKCGLRPCSPDGLPYIGKSLHCINLTIATGHAMMGWSLGPATGKLVSEIISDKKTSLDVSFYNPSRKF; encoded by the coding sequence ATGAGCAAGGAAGTAGTAGTTATTGGAGGTGGAATAATTGGACTTTGTTCTGCATATTATTTACAAAAAGAAGGTCATAAGGTTACAGTAGTGGATAAGTCTGATTTTTCAAAAGGAGCTTCTTATGTGAATGCAGGTTACATAACTCCAAGTCATTTTATACCATTAGCTGCTCCCGGAATGATTTCAAAAGGAATAAAATGGATGTTCAATTCGTCAAGTCCTTTTTATGTAAAACCAAGACTAGATAAAGAGTTCTTAAAATGGTCTTTGGCTTTTAAAAAATCGGCAACCAAAGCGAAAGTAGAAAAAGCAATTCCGGCACTAAAAGACATTAATGTTTTTAGTCGAGAGCTATATAAAGATTTAAAAGCATCACAAACTTTTAATTTTTCGTTTGACCATAAAGGTTTATTGATGTTTTATAAAACGGATAAAGCTGGAGAAGAAGAATGGAATGTTGGAGAAAGAGCCATAAAAGAAGGCTTAAAAGTTGAAAATTTAACAAAAGAAGAAACTCAAAAGCTAGAGCCCGGTATTGATTTAAATATTAAAGGAGCTGTTTATTATCATTCGGATGCTCACATGACTCCTAATAATTTTATGCAACAACTAAAAGCGTATTTGGAACGAAATGGTGTAACTATTTTAGGTGATGAAGAAGTTTTAGATGCTGAAATTGTGTTAGGTGAAATTAAATCTATAAAAACAAAAAGTAAGACTATTACTGGTGATGAGTTTGTTTTAGCAACGGGTTCTTGGTCGCAAAAATTTGCTAAAAAATTTAAGATCAATATACCAATTCAAGCAGGAAAAGGGTATAGCATCAATACAGCTAGAGATACTAAAATTACAATTCCGGCAATTTTGGTAGAAGCGAAAGTGGCAGTTACACCCATGAATGGATTTACCCGTTTTGCGGGCACGATGGAAATTGGTGGTATTAATCATAAAATTAATACAAAAAGAGTACATGCAATTGCAAAAGCAGGTGAAAGTTACTATTCAGGACTGCATATAAATCAACCAGAAAAAGACGCTGCGAAATGTGGTTTAAGACCTTGTTCTCCAGATGGATTGCCTTACATAGGAAAATCTCTACATTGTATTAATTTAACAATTGCAACGGGCCATGCAATGATGGGGTGGAGTTTAGGGCCTGCAACAGGAAAATTAGTTTCTGAAATTATTTCTGATAAAAAAACATCCTTAGATGTAAGTTTTTACAATCCTAGTAGAAAGTTTTAA
- a CDS encoding 4-hydroxyproline epimerase, which produces MSKHTFVCIDAHTCGNPVRVIKKGGPDLVGKTMNEKRLHFLKEYDWIRKGLMFEPRGHDMMSGSILYPPHNPENDFAVLFIETSGCLPMCGHGTIGTITIAIEEGLITPKIPGKIKMEAPAGLVEIAYSLKNEKVEWVKLTNVKSYLAAENLTIDCDELGELTFDVAYGGNFYAIVDPQKNFSGIQDFTATKIIQYSQVLRERINQKYPNLFVHPENESIKDVTHMLWTGTPIDPTSNGRNAVFYGDKAIDRSPCGTGTSARLAQLYAKGKLKVGENFIHESFIGSTFTGVIEEETTLNGKLAIIPSIKGWAKIYGQNTITINTEDDPYAYGFSVI; this is translated from the coding sequence ATGAGTAAACATACGTTTGTTTGCATAGATGCTCATACTTGTGGAAACCCTGTTAGAGTCATAAAAAAAGGTGGCCCTGATTTGGTTGGAAAAACCATGAATGAAAAGCGGTTGCATTTTCTAAAAGAATATGATTGGATAAGAAAAGGGTTAATGTTTGAGCCTAGGGGTCATGACATGATGAGTGGATCTATATTATATCCACCTCATAATCCGGAAAACGATTTTGCTGTTTTATTTATAGAAACTTCGGGTTGTTTGCCCATGTGCGGTCATGGAACTATCGGTACTATTACCATCGCCATTGAAGAAGGTTTAATTACGCCTAAAATCCCAGGGAAAATAAAAATGGAAGCCCCTGCGGGTTTGGTTGAAATAGCATATTCGTTGAAAAATGAAAAAGTTGAATGGGTAAAGTTAACCAATGTAAAAAGTTATCTAGCTGCCGAAAATTTAACCATAGATTGTGATGAATTAGGAGAACTTACTTTTGATGTTGCTTATGGAGGAAACTTTTATGCAATTGTAGATCCTCAGAAAAATTTTAGCGGAATTCAAGATTTTACAGCAACAAAAATCATTCAATATTCTCAAGTTTTAAGGGAGCGAATTAATCAAAAATATCCCAATCTATTTGTGCATCCAGAAAACGAAAGTATCAAAGATGTAACGCACATGCTATGGACTGGAACTCCTATTGACCCTACTTCTAATGGAAGAAATGCTGTTTTTTATGGTGATAAAGCCATCGATAGAAGTCCTTGTGGAACGGGCACTTCAGCAAGATTAGCACAATTATATGCTAAAGGAAAACTAAAAGTTGGCGAAAATTTTATTCACGAAAGTTTTATTGGTAGTACTTTTACAGGAGTTATAGAGGAAGAAACCACATTAAATGGAAAATTAGCGATTATTCCTAGTATAAAAGGTTGGGCAAAGATTTACGGGCAAAATACCATTACTATTAATACAGAAGATGATCCTTATGCTTATGGATTTAGTGTGATCTAA
- a CDS encoding DUF885 domain-containing protein: MKNLKFTFLTLLLVLFSCEKTTEVEQLQEIINRYESDRKYEFDRYASVENTAKYYQAEAEFSKNLIKELDQISSEGLSESDKISKDLLLFVLQDKIDAHNYKTYLNTITNENAFHLNFSRMASTRFKNKKQVKNYLQRLEDLPNRVSYNFSLLKTAVKEGMAQPSAIFNNYNITYDKHIVADVTKSEFYKPFLNLPESFSETYKDSVIKVAKTSVKNNVVGEYQKIKQFFENEYLPNTRKELGVSSTPNGEAFYQNRIDYFTTSNQYTAEDIHQIGLKEVARIKAEMQKIIDDLGFKGSFAEFIEFLRTDEQFYPKTAKELLMFARDIAKRIDAELPKYFKTLPRKPYGVVPVPADLAPNYTGGRYSGSRSETTAGFYWVNTYNLPSRTLYTIPALTAHEAVPGHHLQMSLNNELPETIPQFRRNLYLSAFGEGWGLYTEYLVAEMGIYTTPYEKFGQLTYEMWRACRLVVDTGVHAKGWTRQQMINYLSQNTALSIHEVTTETDRYISWPGQALSYKIGELKIREMRKKAENELGDKFDIRNFHEVVLEQGTVTLSILEERINNYINNTKNE; encoded by the coding sequence ATGAAAAATCTAAAATTCACATTTTTAACATTACTATTGGTCTTGTTCTCATGTGAAAAAACGACAGAAGTTGAGCAACTACAGGAGATCATTAATAGGTACGAATCAGATAGAAAATATGAATTTGACCGGTATGCATCTGTTGAGAACACAGCAAAATATTATCAAGCTGAGGCCGAGTTTTCTAAAAATCTAATAAAGGAATTGGACCAGATTTCATCTGAAGGTTTATCTGAGTCTGATAAAATATCTAAAGATTTATTGCTTTTTGTATTACAGGATAAAATAGACGCACACAATTACAAAACGTATTTAAATACAATTACAAATGAGAATGCGTTTCATTTAAATTTTAGTAGAATGGCAAGCACTCGTTTTAAAAATAAAAAACAAGTAAAAAACTATCTTCAAAGATTAGAGGATTTGCCAAATAGAGTTTCGTATAATTTTAGCTTATTAAAAACTGCAGTAAAAGAGGGAATGGCGCAACCTAGTGCTATATTTAATAATTACAACATTACTTATGATAAACATATTGTTGCAGATGTTACCAAAAGTGAATTTTACAAACCATTTTTAAATTTACCTGAATCATTCTCGGAAACATACAAAGATTCCGTCATAAAAGTGGCAAAAACTAGTGTTAAAAATAATGTAGTTGGTGAATATCAAAAAATTAAACAGTTTTTTGAAAACGAATATTTGCCAAATACCCGAAAAGAGCTTGGCGTTTCTAGCACACCAAATGGAGAAGCATTTTATCAAAATAGAATTGATTATTTCACAACAAGTAATCAATATACGGCAGAAGATATACATCAAATTGGTTTAAAGGAAGTTGCAAGAATTAAAGCAGAAATGCAAAAAATTATTGACGATTTAGGTTTTAAAGGAAGTTTTGCAGAATTTATAGAATTTTTGAGAACGGACGAACAATTTTATCCAAAAACGGCCAAAGAATTGTTGATGTTTGCAAGGGATATTGCCAAAAGAATTGATGCAGAATTGCCAAAATATTTTAAAACTTTACCTAGAAAACCTTATGGTGTTGTTCCTGTTCCTGCAGATTTAGCCCCAAATTATACAGGAGGTAGATATTCAGGTTCTAGAAGCGAGACGACTGCAGGGTTTTACTGGGTAAACACCTATAATTTACCAAGTAGAACGTTGTATACAATTCCAGCACTTACCGCTCATGAAGCTGTTCCTGGGCATCATTTACAAATGTCATTAAACAACGAATTACCAGAAACAATTCCCCAATTTAGAAGAAATTTATACTTATCTGCTTTTGGTGAAGGGTGGGGATTGTATACTGAATATTTGGTTGCTGAAATGGGTATTTACACCACACCTTATGAAAAATTTGGGCAGCTGACCTATGAAATGTGGCGAGCTTGTAGGTTGGTGGTAGATACAGGGGTGCATGCAAAAGGTTGGACAAGACAACAAATGATTAATTATTTGTCACAAAATACAGCACTCTCTATACATGAGGTAACCACGGAAACAGATCGTTATATTTCTTGGCCAGGTCAAGCATTGTCCTATAAAATAGGAGAACTCAAAATTCGTGAAATGCGTAAAAAAGCAGAAAATGAATTAGGTGATAAATTTGATATTAGAAACTTTCACGAAGTTGTTTTAGAACAGGGTACGGTTACTTTATCTATTTTAGAAGAACGTATCAACAACTACATCAATAATACAAAAAATGAGTAA
- a CDS encoding aldehyde dehydrogenase (NADP(+)), protein MTTGKNYIGNLESAKGNKTFKTYNPELNKENETVFTEASIEEINKAVDLASEAFKEFRIISGTKKAEFLNTIADEILALDDELIQMYCSETGLPEGRAKGERGRTVGQLRSFANLVAEGSWVEATIDAAQPNREPMPKSDIRKMLIPLGPVVVFGASNFPLAYSTAGGDTAAALAAGCSVIVKSHPMHAGTGALVASAIVKAAKKTGMPNGVFSNLNSSGIEVGQQLVSNPKVKAVGFTGSIRGGRALLDLAAKRAEPIPVFAEMGSINPVVILPKALENRQAEIAKTYAGSITLGTGQFCTNPGLLLGIKSDALSTFVNNLSQEIMDINPSCMLHPNIKKGYNANKEKVVSQDYVRVTANYESDVENNYAQQAVVSVDGKTFLENATLHLEVFGPFSMVVQCEDTDELEQVIVSLEGQLTGTVISDENEVSNYQAVIAALQNRVGRIIFNGVPTGVEVCESMVHGGPYPASTDSRFSAVGIASIKRWVRPFSYQDWPNHLLPAELQNENPLGIKRNMNGTL, encoded by the coding sequence ATGACTACAGGAAAAAACTACATAGGTAATTTAGAATCAGCCAAAGGCAATAAAACATTTAAAACCTATAACCCAGAATTAAATAAAGAAAACGAAACTGTTTTTACAGAAGCATCAATAGAAGAAATAAATAAAGCAGTTGATTTAGCTTCAGAGGCATTTAAAGAATTCAGAATAATATCAGGAACTAAAAAAGCCGAATTTCTAAACACAATTGCAGATGAAATTTTAGCATTAGATGATGAACTAATTCAAATGTATTGTTCAGAAACTGGTTTGCCAGAAGGAAGAGCAAAAGGAGAAAGAGGCAGAACCGTTGGGCAATTAAGAAGTTTTGCAAATTTAGTAGCAGAAGGGTCTTGGGTGGAAGCAACTATAGATGCTGCGCAGCCAAACAGAGAACCAATGCCAAAATCGGATATCAGAAAAATGCTAATTCCTTTAGGGCCAGTTGTGGTATTTGGAGCAAGTAATTTCCCTTTAGCATATTCAACCGCAGGTGGAGATACAGCAGCAGCATTAGCCGCAGGTTGTTCGGTGATTGTAAAATCGCATCCAATGCATGCGGGAACAGGAGCTTTGGTAGCGTCGGCAATTGTAAAAGCAGCAAAAAAAACAGGAATGCCAAATGGCGTTTTTTCGAACCTAAATTCAAGTGGAATAGAGGTTGGGCAACAATTAGTTTCGAATCCAAAAGTAAAAGCAGTTGGTTTTACAGGAAGTATTCGTGGAGGAAGAGCCTTGTTAGATTTAGCCGCTAAACGAGCTGAACCAATTCCTGTGTTTGCAGAAATGGGCAGTATAAATCCTGTAGTAATTTTACCAAAAGCCTTAGAAAATAGACAAGCAGAAATTGCAAAAACGTATGCAGGTTCGATCACTTTAGGAACAGGTCAGTTTTGTACAAATCCGGGTTTATTATTAGGAATTAAAAGTGATGCTTTGAGCACTTTTGTTAATAATTTATCCCAAGAAATTATGGATATAAATCCTTCTTGTATGTTGCATCCCAACATCAAAAAAGGATACAATGCCAATAAAGAAAAGGTAGTTTCTCAAGATTATGTTCGTGTTACAGCAAATTATGAATCTGATGTTGAAAATAATTATGCACAACAAGCAGTTGTCTCAGTTGATGGAAAAACATTCTTAGAAAACGCTACCTTACATTTAGAAGTTTTTGGACCTTTTTCAATGGTTGTTCAGTGTGAAGACACCGATGAATTAGAACAAGTAATTGTGAGTTTAGAAGGGCAATTAACAGGAACCGTTATTTCTGATGAAAACGAAGTGAGCAACTATCAAGCTGTAATTGCGGCACTACAAAATAGAGTTGGTAGAATTATTTTTAACGGTGTGCCAACGGGTGTTGAGGTTTGTGAATCTATGGTTCATGGAGGGCCATATCCAGCATCAACAGATAGTCGTTTTTCTGCCGTGGGGATCGCTTCTATAAAACGTTGGGTGCGTCCTTTTAGTTATCAAGATTGGCCAAATCATTTATTGCCAGCAGAACTACAGAATGAGAATCCACTGGGAATTAAAAGAAATATGAACGGGACTCTATAA
- a CDS encoding dihydrodipicolinate synthase family protein: MKCNWDGVMPAVFTWLKESKSGALEIDLDATQKQAAGILKVQGKGGSRMSGLVGSGTLGENSYLSNKQRLSLLKSLSEVAKEYNVPLISGASAETKEELAKIIEGLATVGVDTVMVMPPKTKAVPSEKEMYEYYALSEATAKDVGVTIMPYNNPDAAGYHALSTDLLLRLSVLPKVTALKISTIDVSIIETLMLENKDLKILAGVDTVTVHAGLAGACGGITGVGTIFPKASVTMQEHVLNGEWAKANKISQALNSLSYLDAQPLLMEYLKLAMGIHHNDVAGGLRTFGKKLTKQQIDDVRARYILAKERLEVLDLIS; this comes from the coding sequence ATGAAATGTAATTGGGATGGTGTAATGCCTGCAGTGTTTACATGGCTGAAAGAGTCAAAATCCGGCGCTCTTGAAATTGACCTTGATGCAACACAAAAACAGGCCGCAGGTATTTTAAAAGTTCAAGGAAAGGGCGGAAGCAGAATGAGCGGACTTGTAGGTTCTGGTACTCTAGGTGAGAATAGCTACCTGAGCAATAAACAGCGTCTTTCTTTATTGAAATCCCTTTCTGAGGTTGCTAAAGAATACAATGTTCCTTTAATCAGCGGAGCTTCAGCAGAAACTAAGGAAGAACTTGCAAAAATCATTGAAGGACTTGCAACAGTAGGAGTTGATACCGTCATGGTTATGCCACCAAAAACGAAGGCGGTTCCTTCTGAAAAAGAAATGTATGAGTACTATGCACTCTCTGAAGCAACTGCAAAAGATGTAGGCGTAACAATTATGCCTTATAACAATCCTGATGCAGCAGGTTATCATGCACTCTCAACTGACCTTCTTTTAAGACTTTCTGTGCTGCCTAAAGTAACTGCTCTTAAAATATCGACCATAGATGTTTCAATTATTGAAACGCTGATGTTAGAGAACAAAGATTTAAAAATTTTGGCAGGAGTAGACACAGTCACAGTTCATGCAGGGCTCGCTGGAGCATGTGGTGGAATTACAGGTGTAGGTACGATCTTCCCTAAAGCAAGTGTTACTATGCAGGAGCATGTTTTAAATGGAGAATGGGCTAAGGCAAACAAAATTTCTCAGGCTTTAAATTCCTTATCGTATCTGGATGCTCAGCCGCTGCTTATGGAATATCTTAAGCTTGCTATGGGAATTCATCATAATGATGTTGCTGGAGGGCTGCGTACTTTTGGTAAGAAATTAACGAAACAGCAAATTGATGATGTACGTGCAAGATATATATTGGCGAAAGAAAGACTTGAAGTTCTGGACTTAATAAGTTGA